The genomic DNA TGGCCCGGATGCCGATAAGTTACCCTCTATGACGACGATTGGcactggagatggagattggAGCATCGGCAGCGAGGTGCTGCTGAGCGACCAACCCTACATTGTACGAGCGTGTGAACGAATTGATCAAGAATATTAGATAGTCTATACATCATGCAGGTATATACATTAAAGTTGTTATTTTACTGGTCGTTAACAAGGACGTAGCGGTAGCGGGCCTTGCCATCGTTCATGTCGACAACAGCCTGGTTGGCATCCTTCATGGGTCTCTCCTGGATCCAGGGGTGAACACCCTTCTCAGCGGCAAGCTGGAGCATCTCCCGGATCTCACTAGGGCTGCCGATCAGGGAACCGCCCATCCTGATTCTGCGGCCGATCAGAGCATGCGCAGGGATCTGCAGAGCACCGTCCTCGGGAGCACCCATCTGGACGAAGGCACCGTTGGTGCGGAGAAGAGAGCAGTATTGGACAATGGGCATCTGGCGATGTCAGACCATGGCCTCGTTACCCAGACAGAGAGTGATGAACATACCTTGGAGGAAGAAACAGTGGAAACGATCAGATCCAGGGAACGGTTGTGGGTCTTAGCCCAATCAGGCTCGTCATCAGTTGCAATGTACTCATCAGCACCCAGCTTGAGGGCGTCTTCCCTCTTGTTGGCCTTGCGGGAGATGGCGACAACCTTGTCCGCACCCAGGGCCTTGGCGAACAAAATACCAAAGTGTCCCAATCCACCGATTCCTACAACTCCGACCTTCTTGCCGGGACCGCAGCCGTAGTGCTTGAGAGGAGAGTAGAGCGTGATACCACCGCACATCATGGGTGCGGCCTCAGCAGAGGGGATGGCATCGGGGATCTTAATGACGAAGTGAGAGGGAGCACGGTGGTACAGAGCGTATCCACCGTACGACTTGTCGCCGTTGTAGTGGACGCCATTGTACGTGCCAACCATTCCATGTTTACAGTACTGCTCCATACCGGAGGCACACTCCTCGCAGTCGCCCTTACGGCCCAGACAAGAGTCGTTTTGGGCTCCGACACCAACACGGTCACCGACCTTGATGCCTCCCTCGGCCTTGGAACCAACGCGGACGGCGATACCGACGATTTCGTGACCGACACAGCAGGGGTACATGGTGGGGCCCTGGAGTAGTTTAGTCTCACTGGTTAAAATGAATGTCGGGGAAAAAAGGCATACCCATCCGCTTCTCAAGGTGTGCAGATCAGAGCCGCAGATACCGGAGTGGGTGATCTTGATGTCGATATCGGTCTCCTCCCATGCCTTGGGGGTGAACTCCTTCCACACCATGTTGCCCTCGGCGGCATTCTTGTCCAGGCCCAGCCAGCCCTCGAACTTGTAATCGGTAGCAGCCATTGTAGCTTTTCGTTTTGACTAAGTCGAGTTTAAGGTTGCGAGCGATGCATCTGATTCTCCACGGGTCCTCACAACACCTTAAATAGACTAACAGCGcccagagaagaagagagatCGTCGGTGCTTAGAAATCAGGCAGGAAGTTTCTGTACCCACTCGCCTTGATTGTGGTACTGTAAGCGCCCACTTTAATCTCCATTATGTCCGTCAAGCCGCCGCAGTGATGCGGCCGGTCAACTATCTGCTTGGTCTCTCAAAGCGTACTGTACGGCTTTTGGAAAGATGGCACATATGGCGTCTTGCAAGTCCTCGCAATCCTAGGGAGTAAGCTTCCTTTTGGCGTTAGCTTACTGCTTGTTAAGCTGCTTACTCGGGCATAAGCCAAATCCTTCAGACCAGGGGGAGTGCAAAAAATGGAACTTCGGGATGATTCCATGAGTGGGTCGCTCGGCCCTCGTGGCAACTCAACCGTATTTCCGGCTCACTTCCCCGATTCTGAGTGGCAGCACAAATATAGGCACGGTGCTAGATATGCAGGTCGCTTATGCCTTCGTCATTCTTCCCAGGTTCATCTCCACCCTCGGCTCGGGAAATTATGCGAACTTGCCCGGAAACTTTCTGCTCTACTTGTGCCGACTCCATGGCCGGTTAGGGGTTGTCTATATTCTTAAAGCCATGGAGTTAGTTTCCTTGTGATGACCAAGATTTGCATTGATCAGAGAACCCATGCTGAGCCTGTTTAACACTGATCTAGACTGCGGATTCACAGTATATGTCACCTCCTTACAAGGGATCATTACGGCATTGCCCGATCTTGCTCGCTCAGTATAGGATTGAATTGATGATACGTCCAACTTCAAACCCTTTCCAGGTATCAATGTTGCCCAGAACTAAAGGCTCTGTTGTCGACGACCCGCTTAGTTTCTGGAAGCCTCCTCTCCAGCATTTACAGTTAATCCACACTTCTGAACGTGCGCTACCCAAGGATTGATCCAAAATGGACTTATTGGCTTCACAAGCTGTCATGTTTCGGGCAGAGGCTCTCGTGTTGTTGGATAGATAAGGAACCCGAATCCTCAGCTGGAGATATGTAATCGCAATTCCCAATGCGTGCCGATAAGGACGGAGAAGGCCTCTCTCGTGTGGGTATGATTGAACAGTATGCAGCGATCTTGAAAGCACTTAAGATAGCATATCTCGTCTTGGATCTTAGTCAACTCTTTGTGATCTATCGTCATTTAGAAGCCGAATTTGACTTTTCGTGGCTGGAAAGTTAGCGATATAAAGGATGAGCTGCGACTTGTAGAGCAGTGTAAGGCCTATATAATTGACTCCACTCTCAGGATGGAAGGTCTCGTGAAGTAGTATTTCATAGAGAGGAATGTATCTTCACTGTCGTTCTCATCTCATAGGAAGGCCCTCTTCAGTACCAAAGCTTGTAAGCCAAAGCAAAAAATTCCATATTCAATGTCATTGAATAACCCAACACTAACCAGCATGAGATGACAGTCAGCCAATTGCAAG from Aspergillus fumigatus Af293 chromosome 8, whole genome shotgun sequence includes the following:
- a CDS encoding NAD(P)-dependent alcohol dehydrogenase, producing MAATDYKFEGWLGLDKNAAEGNMVWKEFTPKAWEETDIDIKITHSGICGSDLHTLRSGWGPTMYPCCVGHEIVGIAVRVGSKAEGGIKVGDRVGVGAQNDSCLGRKGDCEECASGMEQYCKHGMVGTYNGVHYNGDKSYGGYALYHRAPSHFVIKIPDAIPSAEAAPMMCGGITLYSPLKHYGCGPGKKVGVVGIGGLGHFGILFAKALGADKVVAISRKANKREDALKLGADEYIATDDEPDWAKTHNRSLDLIVSTVSSSKMPIVQYCSLLRTNGAFVQMGAPEDGALQIPAHALIGRRIRMGGSLIGSPSEIREMLQLAAEKGVHPWIQERPMKDANQAVVDMNDGKARYRYVLVNDQ